The sequence below is a genomic window from Chaetodon auriga isolate fChaAug3 chromosome 8, fChaAug3.hap1, whole genome shotgun sequence.
TGGACCAAGTTCATCATCTACGCAAGTGAAAATGCGTATACATTTGTGCATCAGTGACGTAATCAAAGTCACAACTCACCTCCCAATCAACACATCTATACATAGAGTTCCTGGGCGTGATGCTGCTATCAATTTCAAAACGTGCATGAGCAACATATTACGTATTTTGTATGTTAAAATTACATGAGAATACGCAGTTAACACCCTATTTTGGAAGTGAAATTCCGCTGTTACAGGAGAATCGGACTGTGCAGCACCATTGTTCCTTTCTTTAGGGAAAGCCCTAGAGAGGATACAGACCAGGGGTGATATTCACCAAGGATTTGTTTCCCTTTTTATGCATTGAACAGTCAAATTACATTTGTCCTTTCTTACCAAAAGACCACACCAAGGTTTTGTAGAGATAAAGTGGAAGACAAGCAACAGTGCTGAAGAATGCACTGAATGTGAAATTGAAGGTCTGAGAAAAGCAGGTGTAAAATCTGCAGCACTGTTTTATTGGATAAACGGAGGGGGCAAGAGAGACTGGCCAGGTCGAAACCGCGAGTGAGAGAAACGGGCAGAGAAACAATGAGAGAAATTTCCGCAGTGAAGAATATTACAGCAAATTAAAAAGGCACATTATAAAGTTCCCTAAGACAAAAGAGCAACAATGCAACAGCCTGTTATTATAACACAAAGCTTTAGATGTCTGTTCCCCTTTGTGGTTTTCTGCTCCAATGTGTTTTTCCTGGCTTTTAATGACTCATAGCCGGTCCAGTCCAGTAGACTATGAATGAAACAGGCCGTAGTAAGTTGGCCTGTTATGTTACTTTTATCAGTTTACAGAAATAATCTAGTCAGACTTATTAAGTCTTATCAAAAATCTCACACAGCATTTGGCTGTTTATTATATTTCCTTACATATAGTCCTTCCCTCTTGTGGGGTTGGTGGcttaacagcagaaaacattttcttttgctcttcacTGCATTAAAGAGTAGTAGAGTAGTTATCCTCCCAGGTGTTTGCATTAACAGGGAAGCAGTGTGAAATCAGAGTAAGAATCCATATGGTagaatgaaataatgatgatactactaccaccactattaataatgataataacaatgcCTCAGCTGATAGTTCAAGTCGGCCATAAGGACACACTGTGGGAATGATCCATCATTTGATTCTTGACTCTTGAAGTCTGTCAGAAAGAATCACTGGAGAGTGGAGACAGATTTTGATACCAGGTGTGAGTGCAACCCTTCTCAGATGAAGCCAGTCTGAATTTCAGTAGTCAGATCTTCATCTGGTCTCTCTCTTACTCGGAGTCTGAGCATGACTTCTCCTCAGAGTTGCTCGTTGTGCATATATAAAATACAGTTGCACAGTTTGATATGTAGAGAGTGTCATTACTTCCGTGTTCTGCcacatcattttctctttcctctcatcttctccCGATAAACCACAGCTGGAGAATGGCCCTCATGCACCAGTTTACCAGCTCCTCAACCTCTTTGCCTATGGAACCTACTGCGACTACAAAGGTATTTGCAGTGGAAGCACAGTGTAAATAAGTAATAGGGCAGCCCTGCAACTCTTTTATTATGAGCTGTATTTCTTTGCTGCGAGGCAGACACCTTGACACAGCAGCTTAAACTCCCTCACCTGAGACACTGCAGGCAGCTTTTTCACAGACCACATTACCGGagtgcttttttctgtttgggcACCTTTCCATCAAgcgttctgattggctgatgctTCTCTGTTTTGCGGCATTGCTGGCACAAATGAACAATAAACTAATCTTTTGTGACTTAATTTGCTGTCTGTGTAATGCGTTGGGAAGCTTCAACAAAAGTGGAATGTTAATTGTCTCTAATTTTATGCTGAATATCAACCAATAGCCTGGAAAAAGAATGTAGCCTACTTTATTGTTCCCTTCCCTTTCAAGTCACGTCGACAGGGAGCACATTTACTTTCATAGAGCTGTGTAGTGGAGCCCTTAGAGGAGCTGTCAGAGATGCTGTCTCGGAGGGTGTGAGTCCTGTCACCAGGGGAGCATGGCAGCAGGAGACACAGTCGCTGGAGACCGACTTCCTCCCGACTCTGTTCTCCGACTGCTTAAACAGCTCCACgctcacctgtgtgtctctgtgtaatATTACATTTCAGAGTAATAAGCGGTGCCACGATTATGTGTGACTGTTTGACCCTCGGCAGAGTGACACTTAAACACTGCTCCGGTGTATTTTTCCCTTTGCgactctttttttatttcatgtccTTGTCTGCTGCTGTAGAGAGAGCAGCCTCTCTTCCCGAGTTGACCCCCgcacagagaaacaaactcCGCCATCTGTCCATCATCAGCCTGGCGTCCAACCTAAAGGTACTGGTTCATTCTTTCCTCTTTGCGCTTTTCACAGAAAAGTGTCCATGAACTGTACTGTTGTATTTGTatcaaaaatagaaaataaatctAATTTCTGCAGCCATCACATTGCTGTAGGCTTCATGAAGCAAAATATTAATTATGTATTAACAGTTCTGCTTTTAGATAGGGCTTTGCTATTTTGTTCAAAGAGTTCATGTGAGGTTGGCTGTGACTTTAAgcttgtggctgtttttatatCAGCTAAATTAGAATCACATCAACAGACAAGCTTGTCACTCTGAAGTTTCTCAAGTAAAAGTTGTCAGCACAGCCACTGCTGCTCATGTCATTTAGACTTCTTACCCATCTCTCCTTGTGTATAGTGAAGTAttaaatgttcttcttctttttatttaacctttatttagGTTGGTAATCTCATTCAGACACAGAGTCTCATTCTCAAGGGAGACCTTGTCACCACGTTGCTTAtgcccttttctttctctgccccTGATAAATAATTGATTCATTATTCTCACcaattctgtctttctttttcttttacttaatCTCAGTTTCCACTACCGCTGCTCCTTTCACTCTTGCCCCTGTTTTTGTCCTTAATATGTCACCGCTTTCCCTGTATGTAGGCTTGAACTCTCTAATTGCTCAGTGGAGGATTGTTAAATTGTCAAAActctcctttcattttcctctggcAGTGACATTTAGACAAATAGGCAATTTCCCTGCAACATTTTTTGTCGTTTTCCATCAAACCTTTAAAGTAGAATCAAATTATCTGCCCGCGCACCTTGGTTAAAAAATAAGAGACTACGAGGAGTAAGGTCtcattgtgtcttttttttccccctcagtgCCTGCCATACTCgctgctcctgcagcagctcgaGCTGAAGAATGTGCGGGAGCTGGAGGACCTGCTGATCGAGGCGGTTTACTGTGACATCATCCAGGGCAAACTGGACCAGAGGaaccagcaggtggaggtggactGCAGCGTGGGTCGTGACCTGGGCCCCAACGAGCTCCCAAACATAATCAACACGCTGCAGGAGTGGTCAGTATCACCTCTATGTGCCTGTGCACACACTTTAGATTTATGTCTCAATTATCTGTTTTCCTAACTCTTAACAATTTCCTCTCTCAGGTGTACAGGGTGTGAGGCGGTGCTGTGTGGTATCGAGGAGCAGGTCTCAAGGGCAAACCAATACAGAGAGAGCCAGTTAAAGGTCAAAGTCCAAGTGGAAACAGAGGTCCGTCCCTCATCCCTTCTGCCCACagttctctttctttccctccagaAAATCCAGTAAATGTGGCTCTTCCTTCTtcacatctctgtttttctgcttccaGCTACATGTGGTATTTTAGTTTCCCCCTGACTGCATATTTCTCTTGTATCTTTGAGGGTAAACTCATACAGCAGTGTGTTCATTCTTCTAACTTTAAAGGGGTTCACAGTTCTTCTGTCTTAAAGCAACATTCAGGTGCCCATATAAAAACTGAAACCAGTTTTGCCGGCTataatcattcctcctgttctTTCTGGCTGTGAAGAGATCCCCTCCTACTGTGTGCTGCAAGGGtcctccactacatttgtctaaGGGCCAGACTTTTTccaagcagacactgtgggggcTGCACtttcaaataacaaaaatacatttatttaggACTAATTGGCCCATTATTGtataatattttcactttctgttctttttattAGACTATATCAGTGTCAAGAGACTGGACAGATAACTTGATGGTTAACTGGAAAATGCTCCACCAAGGAGGCAAAACCCATACCTCAGCTACCAAcgaatgagtccttatctcaacaaaaataactcctcttcaggatcccaaGAAGCAAACAGAAATACCCAGTTTGGTGCTCAATGTGACAGTtggccaacaaaaataaacccaagtgacgCCTCCTGGGTCTAATACACAAGCTTAGTGATTCTCAGACAACCCTGGAGATACCTCCGGTATCTGGTCAGCGTGCTGCTGTCGGCTCCAGGGAATGGGCCTGGGAGCCGAGCGGTTTGATAGTGGGTCCACagagtagagaggatggagttggagaataatTTAATTCTGTAGAGCAGGTGAACTATGAATCACTGCCCTTTTGGCTCATTGCCAGGGTTGGACAAGCTAACAAAGATCAGTCTCAGGGCTTTGTCCACTGGTGAGTAAGATGAGCCCATTTACTGAATTCATTAAGATCCTGCAGGCCGGCTGTGGCCTTCGCACCACCAATTGACCATTACTGGTGTATTGTATCTAATGTaaatgaagggaaatgaaaTCACAGTCCTCTTTCTTTGCAAAAATACAAGCAAGGTTACAGCGTCCTTAGGATGAAATTCAGTTACTGTCCCTcaactgcagctcagcaaggaaacacaaagagggagatTTGTACTAAATGGAGTGTAACCTTTGGAGATATCCGCTTTATTTAACCtactcagactgctgaagtcTCGTATTAGCATCATATAAACTTTTGAATGGACTGTGGCTGCTGTCTCCCATCACTTACATTGAAAGCACATTAGGAGGGGGTCTCTTAACAGCCGGCATGAACAGGAGTAACAGTTAACACCCAACCGAACCTGTTCCAGTGTTCCTGTGGGGACCTGactattgttttaagacagacttggaATATTTGTGAACCTATCCTTCAACGCGTCCCTCCTTTTtaatctttcatttttaatctcttctctcttcttccctcagGTCTCAAACCTACAGAAAACATTAAAGGCCAGCGCCGCCTCTCCGTCATCAGGCCCCGCTGGAACGGCCTCCAATCAGGACGGAGACCAGCCCGCAGAGCCACGAGACCCCGCCTCCTCTCAGGAACCACGACAGCCAGGCAAAAAAAGCTCAAAGGTGAAAGGGTGAGTACTGTGGCATCACCTTCGTATTTACGGTGATTATGTGGAGAGATGTGACAACACCCggggacagaggcagacagacgtTGTCCACATGAGTGAAGTTCTCGGAGCGTCTTTGCTGTTACGGCTTTTCATACAAATGAACCAGCAAGAGTTTGCATAGaaattgcattcatttttctcaAGCGTGGCCAAACATTTCAGAAATTGAACACATAAAATATGTTTGGCCATGTAGAATAATTTTCTGaaatgatgttttattcagaATTGTTGGTGCGCTCTTAAATCAACtttgtgtttggttgttttttttttttttttggtttgtttttttttttttttttttccaagcaagAAATGCTATTTATTCCTCCAAGTCACAAATTTGGAACAAAGAGCTGCATGTGGAGTTTTTTTCCATTAAGTTTCTTTtattgctgctgctcctccgtttgttctgtaaagcactttgtaactgtgGTTTTTGAAAGGTGCTTTATAAATACGAATTTACCTAGTTATAACCACAGCACTATAAAGACTCTGCTTCAAACACTAAATTAAAGCCATTAGTCCAATGTTCTTGTAGAGAGCAAAGTTAATTCAACAGAGAACCCACtatgtttccatttttttcaataaacattaaaaagccAGCTGCTAGTGGAAgtggtttgtctgtgtgtgagcgtgtgcatgtgtctgcatgaaGTAGCTTTATTATCAGATGCACATCAGTGTTTTGCAGCGGTGCTCTAACCCTGCTATCAGGGactctttctgttctgtttccatGCGGCCCAATTACCGATGGCTAATTTCACATCTGTCCTGGATTGTAAAATGTCACTGGATATACAAATGCCCTTCATGCTCTCCTCCTGAAAGAACCGTTTCCCCCTCCAGTGATCAGAGGAGATGCTTTGCtcgtctgctgtttgtgttgttgctgccgAACAGAAAGCAGTGATTATTTTCTGGCTGCCAGTCACATTTTGATGAAGCATATAGCCCTATAATTTTCATCACTCAGCACTgcacttcattcaaatgaagATCCACTTAATGTTTTGAAATCCAAATTAATGATAGCTTAACCTCAATCCTCGAATTAAAATGAGTTTTGACACCATTTCTTTATAAAGCTATTTAAAGGATGGGACTGATTGTGCAGCAGTTGTTATTATTAGAAATAGGttctttgcaaaaaaaaaaaacttttttaattTGCAAAAGTAGAAAATCCACTGAGATCATGTTCACTGCAGAAATACTAAATACTGACATTAAATATGTTaacacaaagagacatcagTAAGATGCTGATGTGGGAATGCAAGTGTAAAGTAAACATAAAGGAAATCATAACGTTTAAAAAATCCCAAACAAAGTACCAGTGCAGTGTTTCTTACTGGTTGTTTCCCACTCAGGCTGCGTGGCAGTGGGAAGATCTGGTCCAAGTCCAACTGAAGACAAGAGACTGACATATGGAGACAGCGGCACTAATGGACACTCTCACGGACATATGGACATGTTGACGGACAAACGGACACGTTTAACAATGTGACCAGTGTCCTCGGACACTCATGTCATGTACACTCGCCACAGTAAAACCGGGAAGCTTCTTGGGAACTTTCCTCGTCACCAAATCTCACCACGACggattcagaaacacacactggctgaTTGAAATGACAGGTGTGACATCCACTCTTCTTTTGCCCCTCTTCAATAGCCTAACAGGTGGACTGTcagtgtatacacacacacacacatacacagcactTGTAACACATCAAGACAGAACAGTCTGCAGTCAGTTGCCTTTGACCAGAAACAGGATCAGTGTATTTGGCGCGTATGTGTGTATCCCTGATGGATTAAAAATTATCTTTTGCTTTAGATGAATTCTGTGTTGcgttgtatttttttctctgctgagtTGAGACATGTATGAAATCTGAATATGAATTGTcgggaaataaaatgaaactctGTACGTATCCTGACTCTCATTAATGTCACTGTCACTTCTTTTATTAAATGCACTTCAAAGTGCATCTCTGGAGGGTGCACAGCTAAATGTTAACTCGCAGAAGGGGGCTACCCGTTAGGAGGTCAAGCCATTAATTAGGGCATGTCCCCAAAGAGACTAATGTATTATAGCGCTGAGGCTTCCCCTGTGCACAACCAGCATGgctacacacacatccacacacacaccaagtgcattcatatttcatatgAGTATGTTTTGCCCAGAGCTTCTATTTCAATGTCAAAATTGCCTCTTGAAATTGGCTGCCACCCTCTCTAGTACCTCCATCACACAGTGAAAATTGCCTTCATCATGCCGGCCCTGTCCATCTCCAACTCTTTTGATTCTGTTTTCTCTAAATTCTCCGCTCTCCATCCTGCATGACATTAACAGCGGCGATTAGCTGACCGGCAGCAGTAGTGAGAGGGAAGCAGACAGGGACATTATGATCCTGTTTCATTTAACCCTGCATCTTTCTCTATCCTGCCCCTCCCTCCAACAGCCTTCTCACCTCTATAAATAGTCGTGTTAATTTCAGTCAGCGTGATTGAGCTTGATTAGTTCAGTTTTTACCAGACTGGAGCTGTGAATTCTAGCAGCTGCGCACCTCTCAAATTGTTTGTTAGTGGAAAAGGGGTTAGCTGGCGTATGTGTAAGGTGAATCGGTGTGTTTTATCATAGGTGTGAGCATGCGAGCGACGACTCTTGAGTTCACACCCAACTTCTGCGTCATTGTCTGTTGCTTGTCCACCATGGTTACAGACTGCTGCAGCGTCTGCTGGTATGTGCCTCATAACTAGACGGTCATTAAAACTTTCGAATGGAACAAAGCCAATCAATTACTCTGATTGATCAGTTAAATGCCCAGAGGAGATGGAAACCCTAGCAGTGCAGCAGACTGGTTGAGAATCTCAATACACTCGGGTGGCATTTCTCCACTCACGCCCGCCTTGATTTTATtgacatttgtttgaaaaactgTACACAGAGGAAATTCTTGCTTAGCATCCTGTTAATCTTTCTGAAGCGAGAGGAATCCATATGAGGTGAGGAGATAAGGGAGAGcttcacacacaagcagcagcctTATTCTTCCTTTTCAGCTGCTCCTCACTGGCAAAATGGCACATGCAGGACTTTTTAATGCCAAGCCCATGGTTCAAAATCAATGCAAGGCGGTGGACTAAATGTTCACTTCAGGGAGTAAAAGATTAGGTACAGGGGTAGCTATTAAAATGCACAGTGTAAGCTTTGTCATTCCCATAAAGCATTGCAGCATCGCGCAGCTCCCAGGGGAATTCATTcaacatgcacagaaataaacagataGACACAAAGCTAAAACGCCAGTGTTGAGTCTTTATTTAACTTCCATGGTACAGAAAGACCACATTTCTACAGGAATTGCTACTGAAAATCACAAGACTGGGTATCTGGAGGATTGCACGAGCCACGCATGACGCCACCAGCACTATGTCTGTAGTGGAAATGTGTTGGAAGGTTCATGTCTCAAAGATGCTTAGAAAAGTTGCCAAACACAAACCGACATTTGGCTTTGAAAGGTTTTTGTAAGATATCACTCACTGATAGATAAAATAGACATTTATAAATAATAGATCTGAAGCAACTCTCACAGGTTTTCGTACTTTATACATGCAGATTCAttggagagacagaaatgatgcTCCTTGATGTACTACTTTGCTTTGGTGCACCAATGACAGCGGATATACAGTGACTTGATAATGACATGAGGGGGGATGACGGtggttttgttttccagatAGAGATACTTGGCTgtcaggtggaaaaaaaatccttgttGCTGTAACATTAGTCCTTTGATCACGCGTACAGTTCGCAGATTCTCATTTCCATGATGACAtaaatctgtctttgttgtgcACCATCCAAACCCTTTTGGAATCATTGATTTCCAACAGGAATGCCTCTTCTATCCGTCCCCGCTCTGAATATTTTATCTCCACCACTGGAAGTACTTTATGCTTAACACACCTCTGCACAGTCCAGCAGGAACAAAGGGTGCTCGCAAAGGCTCGACAAACAGGTGAATGTAAGCCAGATAATTAAGAGAACAAATCATGaggaaaactgaaacaaaacagactccTCTACACACTGCAGACGAAAAAAGCCACACTATTTGCATTTCAGGCGCCCAAAGCGGGGAATAAACAGCAGTTTTTGGACCGTGACATGTTAAACACATTGCCTGTTGGCCACAGCCGTGCCAAACAGCTTTGTGAAATACCCCTTTCAATGTTTGGAGATACTGAGAATGGCTTTTTAACCATTTGCAAACCAGATAGGAGTAGCTGCTAAATTCAACCGAATTTGAGTGTCATTTCATGACAGAACGGTCTGCTGGATTAGATTTAACACTGAACAGCTTCACGTGTGCAGCCGAATCACTGGAAACAGTTGTGGAAGCACAGGTAG
It includes:
- the cops7a gene encoding COP9 signalosome complex subunit 7a — its product is MEVEQLLSLSGSALAQAVSSLLETPGLYVFSDILELPNVRELENGPHAPVYQLLNLFAYGTYCDYKERAASLPELTPAQRNKLRHLSIISLASNLKCLPYSLLLQQLELKNVRELEDLLIEAVYCDIIQGKLDQRNQQVEVDCSVGRDLGPNELPNIINTLQEWCTGCEAVLCGIEEQVSRANQYRESQLKVKVQVETEVSNLQKTLKASAASPSSGPAGTASNQDGDQPAEPRDPASSQEPRQPGKKSSKVKGLRGSGKIWSKSN